A window of Nitrospirae bacterium YQR-1 genomic DNA:
TCAGGATGTAACAAGAAAACTTTCCGATGCCATCAACAATAAGACTGCAAAAAAGGAAGAGCTGTTTAACTACTTCACACACGCCACAAAATCCAGCGAGTTGATTTTAACGAATCTTGAGCGTACCAGTGAACTTGTGAAGAGTTTCAAGATGGTCTCAGCCGATCAGACCTCTCATGAGAAGCGTGTGTTTAACGTCAGGGAATACATAGAGAAGGTGATAACGAGTCTGAGTCCGAAATTAAAACAGACATCCATAGAAATCAGACTGGAGTGTCCTCCTGATTTAGAACTAAACAGTTATCCAGGGGCTTTAGCGCAGATAATAACAAATTTTGTTATAAACTCTCTTATGCACGCCTATGGAGATAAAGCAAAAGGAATAATCACTATAGAAATCATAAAAGGTGATGACACGTTATCGTTAAAGTACAGTGATAACGGAAGGGGAATTCCTGAGGAGAATCTGAGCAAAATATTTAATCCTTTTTTTACAACAAACAGAGCCGGCGGCGGCACCGGACTTGGACTGCACATACTTTATAATCTTATAACCCAGACGTTCAAAGGTAACATTACTTGCGAAAGCGTTTTAGGAGAGGGAACCACCTTTACAATTACAATACCGAAAGATTTGGAGTAATAGTTATACCGAGTTGCAGTCAGAAGAGTAACGAGGCGGCTGGGAGCTTTCGACGATGCCAGCAAAGTTAAATGATTGGATGCAACTTGGTATTACGCCTCTGCGGATTCCGGCTTTCATATTGACAAAAATAAAGAAATATTATTTACTATAATATCTGTAGAATAGTTCTCCGTTTGTGGGATGCTACTATTAATTAAGGAGGTATGTAATGCAAAAAATAGTAATCATTCTGGTTTTGATATTGCTATCGATAACAAGCAGCCTGATTCTTAAAGAACAAGCATATGGTGAGACATACACCGACCCTGTTACAGCTATGGAGTTTGTGAAGATTAAAAATGGCTTATATATGGGTAAATTTGAGGTGACAAACGCTCAATTCAGAAAGTACAGGCCTGACCATAATAGCAGAGAATTTAAAGGAAACTCACTAAATGGAGATACGCAACCTGCGGTTTATGTGTCCGCTAATGATGCGGATGATTTTGCTAAATGGCTGTCGGATAAAACAGGGATGAAATACAGACTGCCTACAAATAAGGACTGGGAGAGTGCCTGTAAGGCAGGAACAGATAAAGATAAGTACTGGGTTACAGAAGATGATGCATGTCTTTATGCCAACGTGGAAGATAAATCGGCACAGGGTGATAGTTCATCTTCTGCGCAATTCAAGTGTGACGATGGTTTTGCAGTAACAGCGCCGGCAGGCAGTAAGATGCCAAACAATTTGGGGTTGTACGATATGTTAGGAAATGTGTGGGAGTGGTCCGGTGACATAAGCAATGATACCCTCTTTATACATGGCGGCAGTTGGGATTTTCATGGGATTGTATCGTGTACATTTCGCAATAGCAGAAAAACAGGCATGTATGATGCTGCCATAGGGTTTCGTCTTGTTCTTGAAAAGTAGCTTTCTTTTACCCACTCAAAAGTGAAAGAACAATTTTTTGAAAATTTTACTTGACATCACGGTTGCTTTAGGGGAGACGTCAAGGAGCTTCCGGCGAAGCCAACAAAGTTAATCGAATGAATGCAACTCGGTATTACTATAGTTTTTTCCCTGATAGCTGCCGCTATCGGTAAACATCCGATCAATGTCACGGATGATTTGTTGTCTTGTCTTATTCCATATGGGAGCAATCAGGATGTCATCAGGAGCAGTTGCAAAAAGCCTTTGAAGGATGAGGCGTGGAGAGAGCTTTTCTATAAATTCCAAAATAAAATTGAGATATTCCTCGTATGAAAAAACATAAAAATGTTTTTTTTCATAAATTCTGCATAATTCCGTGCCTTTTATTATTTGTAGTTGGTGGATTTTAAGAAAATTAACAGGTAAAGCCGAGATGAACCCTGCCATATCCATCATCTCCTGCCGGGTTTCGGTGGGAAAGCCAACTATAATATGAGCGCTGATGTTGGTAAGTCCCATTTTAGCCGATAGTTCAATTGTCTTGAGAAAGCACTCATAATCGTGCCCTCTGTTTATAAAACTAAGGGTTTTATCATAGACAGACTGAATGCCGTACTCGATTAAAACAAAATAATCTTTTGAAATTTCCTTCAGGAGTTCC
This region includes:
- a CDS encoding formylglycine-generating enzyme family protein — protein: MQKIVIILVLILLSITSSLILKEQAYGETYTDPVTAMEFVKIKNGLYMGKFEVTNAQFRKYRPDHNSREFKGNSLNGDTQPAVYVSANDADDFAKWLSDKTGMKYRLPTNKDWESACKAGTDKDKYWVTEDDACLYANVEDKSAQGDSSSSAQFKCDDGFAVTAPAGSKMPNNLGLYDMLGNVWEWSGDISNDTLFIHGGSWDFHGIVSCTFRNSRKTGMYDAAIGFRLVLEK
- a CDS encoding TIGR01212 family radical SAM protein (This family includes YhcC from E. coli K-12, an uncharacterized radical SAM protein.) produces the protein MKAGFNSFGPYMKSLYGETVYKVNVDAGFTCPNRDGTAGYGGCIYCNNDSFRPEACKPALGVDKQVENGIAYLSKRYKAKKFIAYFQPYTNTYAHVDELRRLYYQSLSHPNVIGIAIGTRPDSVDKEKLELLKEISKDYFVLIEYGIQSVYDKTLSFINRGHDYECFLKTIELSAKMGLTNISAHIIVGFPTETRQEMMDMAGFISALPVNFLKIHQLQIIKGTELCRIYEKKHFYVFSYEEYLNFILEFIEKLSPRLILQRLFATAPDDILIAPIWNKTRQQIIRDIDRMFTDSGSYQGKNYSNTELHSFD